The Paramormyrops kingsleyae isolate MSU_618 chromosome 23, PKINGS_0.4, whole genome shotgun sequence sequence aaacatgcaaacatgcacaTACAGTCAGGACTATAAATATTTGGACACTGACacaagttttactattttacctgtttactTAAATATATTCTAATTGAACCCAAGGTGTGAATTTCCTTCCAATGCCACTGTTAGTAATTAAACTCCAATACAAGACAAGGGGATAGACTCATGGATGTTTATCCATAGTCAAATAGTGTTCAAATAGTCAAATAGTGTTGGTTAAATAGGGTGAGGGCAGGACATTTATGACTCCTGAGCCTAAGGCACAGGGAATACAGAATTTGATGTTGATTTGATTTCCTTTCACAGGTTGGCTGCAAGGTGTTGCACTACTTCCACATGTACATGTTGGGGTGTAACTACTTCTGGATGCTGTGTGAGGGGATTTACCTGCACACCCTCATCGTCGTGGCTGTGTTTGCTGAAGAGCAGCACTTACACTGGTATTACCTCCTAGGCTGGGGTGAGTCTGCCGGGTCGctcaataaaaacaaataaaacccaCGTCAACGTGTAGTGGGCAAGTCTCATAAGCGACCCAGTCGAAAGCAAAGGATTGGCTGCAGTGAGGGACCGTTAATTTGCGAACAGCTTGTGTTCTGAGAGGCGACGCCGCCGTGGTGAATTACAAGACAGTATCGGATGTTTCTGTCGGTGGAAAAACACAGAGGGTGTACAGGTGCCAGAGTGCTATCAGATCTCAGGGGAAATTACTGCATTCttccctgtatctgtaaaaGAGGTCTAGTTTGCCATCCGTACAGCTAGGCCAGGAACTGCTCCCAGTCGCCGCCACACTCGTGAATATTTATGAGGAGACGTGTCCGAAGTGTGTCTCAATTTAGCAAGATTGGTGCCTGCAAACATTCATGCATATCTATAGGATGGACCGAAGAGGCAAATGTCTTACCACTAGTAAATATTGATGTGTTTGCCAAATTTCTGCAAATTCAACAGGGAAAAGACCGAGACTGTCGAGTTGATGTAATACAAGGTTGGTCTTTACTTTACAGTGATGAAGCACCAGCCAAATCATTACAGAGATGGTTCTTTTACAGAAATGTTGCCCTTTTACACTAAAATAGCACAGTTCTGTGACCCGTGTACACTGGTCACATTTCTGGTCTTTTTCATGGCTGCTGCATTTTTGTGATTGCCTTGAAAGCATTACAGTGGGTCAGACATATATCACTAAGCTGAGCAGCCTTTCAGTAATCACACATACTTCACAATCAGAGTGTTAGGGTTGATAAGTTAATAACACGGTTAGTTTCATGTGTATATGCCCTCAATTTGCCCACTAATATTAATTTCATTATGTAAAAATATGATTATAACATATGGTTAGTCTCACTCCAGCCAACCATTAAATGGAAACGAATGCCCGTTTCACTCTAAAACACTTCAGCATTTTAAGTGATGCTTTAGTAGATTTAGAAAGTAATACAAATGACTATAAATATTGCAAGTTTATACTCAACATTATTATCACTGTGACAGTAATGTGTAATATTGCATTTCCATTGGCCTTTTAAATCAAATTAGCAATTTCATGAGCTGTAGCTTCACTTCTTCCAAAAAGGAGCCATTTCCGGCTAAATGGTGTGCAATAAGTTATACCCTCGAGAGATTCATCACACAGGTATCCAGCATTACATGAGATATCAAGGCGTACTGGATCAGTGATTTGGCATttcaaatgggaaaaaaaactcttctttatcaaaataaaacatacagAGTTAATGTTTGTTTTCTATTAAATGCATAGTTTAATTTATGCTTCAGTTTGAAGATCCATGATTTATGTTTGGATTCTGCAATCATCAGATGACAGATATAGACTAATTAGTCAGTTGAAAAGAATCTCTGAAAAGCTGGTTGTTATTAAAGATAAACTGATAGCCCTAACTATGTATAATAATTACCAGACGAACGGACAAGAGCTGTTAATGGCCCAGGCTTCATTCCTTCTACAGCGGCTTGGATTCTTGGCCGTTACGGCCTGTCAGAATTAAAAATATGACTGCAATTTATGGATGTGGCCTACCTTTaggtcaggggtctccaactctggtcatGGAGAGCTACTCTCCAGTAGggtttctatcctacctgacttctgatgagccagaacaggtgtggccaatcagaagccaGGTTAGACAGAAACCCTACtagatagtagctctccaggaccagagttggagactcCAGGTGTAGGTTTTGGTTCAGTAAATGTGATTTATAACATTTTGTTAAATGAAAAGAATTGTATGAAGtgttgtaatatatttttaaagaaaaataatcataCAATACAGGCCAGAGGTTTGGGCCCACcctaagatttaaaaaaaataaacgatacactgctttgtgaaacatttATTACAAGGAAATATCAGAAAtacttaaaacaaatgtaactgACTGGTTTTGAAGGATAATGTAACACACTGTGCATTGCAAGTGCAATTTAATGGATTTGAATGCCTACATGCAGGTTTCATCAAAACAACCACCCCCTGCCTTTATCACAGCAGCACAGATTCACAGTCtcctttccagcaatttttGGAAATAGCTTGTGTTCAAACCCTCGCGGCACCTTGTCAAGCATGCAGACCCTTCTCTCTCATTTGCTAGACGTTCGTTTTAAACTCGTTGGTCCAACTCGCCCCATGTTCGCACGTTCGTCTGTCTACACACAAAACCGTGTGAGCGACCTTATGTAGCTCAAGGTATCCTCCCCgacatggattatctgctcACCCTACTGCAACCAGAGACACAAAGTACGCAGACGGTGTCAAGATGTTCACTTTCCATTTGACTGAGCATTACAATTAGTGGTTTTGAATGTGGTGTGATTGGAGATTCCAGGCGCTCAGAAACAGCCATCCTCTTGGGATTTCTGCACTACAGTACCTAGAGTTCATAGAGAATAGCGTGGCGCCATTCGGTCTGGTATCTCCGTGGCTGAATACACCTATGAACACCTAACACTAATGAGAACGGTGGGAGGAGAACGGCAAGGCTCGTTAAAGATAACaggaagtgcaaaaataacCGCTCAGTACCATAGTGGTGTGGAGAAAGACGTCTCTGATTGTTCATCTACCCCTAAAGCAGTTCTGGAGGGAAGAATGGGTAGTAGGAGTGTCTGATAAAGCAGCCAAAAGATATAAATTATAATTGTGAATTAACAATggtatattattttaattctttGTATGAATTCATTTAGCTTTTAGTTGAACTATGTATTATACAGAAATTGACTCCTCACCgtgatttatttgtgtttaaagTACAGTTTGCTCTTCTTTTAGGTTTTCCTTTGGTGCCTGCATCCATCCATGCTGTTGCGAGGAAAAAATATTTCGACGACAAGTAAGTCTTTTTCAAGTCTTCTGAAAAAGGCGGAGAAGTACAAACCAAAAAGGATGGGAAATCTAACCACGAAACCTTGAATGTCCAATAGCTGCTGGATGAGTGTGGAGACGCATTTGCCCTACATAATACATGGGCCCATCATGGCAGCCCTATTGGTGAGTCAACACTGTATCACTCAGTCCTCTAGCGTTgcagcagtgcatgctgggaaagtgTCTATGACTATGGTAATGGGCACCTTTTCACCGGCCTTCCAGGTCAACCTGTTCTTTCTGCTGAACATCGTGAGGGTGCTGGTGACCAAGCTGCGGGACACCCACCGGGCCGAGTCCAACATGTACATGAAGGCTGTGAGGGCCACACTGATCCTGGTGCCATTATTGGGGATTCAGTTCGTCATCATACCCTGGAGACCAGAGAACAGGCTTGCTGGCGAGGTGTTTGACTACATAATGCACATACTGATGAATTACCAGGTACTAATAGCACCCGCTAGCACCCGCTAGCACCGCTACATGTTCACCGAATACTTCATTACTATTAATCGTAAATATTTGCTTTTCAGGGGTTATTGGTGGCGAcgatattttgctttttcaatGGAGAAGTAAGTATGTCTCCTGTTTACATCGCTTCAGTCTATCTGCCTCTTCTGTCATCCTGATCGATTGCACACGTAGAAAAGTGTTGGCAGTGATGGCTGTTGTTTAATCTCACGGCTTCATTACCTCGCCGAGGAAGGCAGCATGTTCCTCATGGCACATGGCGTCCGGGTTCAGGGTGGTGAAGAGGAGCCAAATCATGTGACTCAGATGCATTATGGGAGGAGACAGTGTAGCAACTCTGTCAGGCATTGGACCTTCGGACACAAGAGAAGACGCGTGTCGTTCAACATCATAAACTGGAAATGTCATCACATCACAGCGTATAAGTACCTGATCACACAAAATCCCAGTGGCAGCTCTCTTTAAATACGCGCCTATCGAATGATCACTGGGACTTGGCCGcgattatttattattttggcaGCTACACAGGCTTGAGAGAAAGACGTAACTCTGCACTGTAAGACTCTTGCTTTTCAGAAGCTGCCTCTGGTCCAGCCCTCGCAAAATCAGCACGTTAAATGTTACAAGAGCAGGGCGGTTTCCTTATGGTCGGCTCACGGGCCGAAAAAAGAAAAGCGATTAAACAGTAGGAGCGTCTCGGGCTCCCTAAGTGTGCGTGAGTCCGATGACAGTTAGCAGCCCATCACGTGACATTAGGAGATGAGGGTTAATAGCCCGGCCTTTCAGCACGAGAGATGCGGAACAATGCTGCAGCGGAAATGAGACACGTTGGAGTACTGAGGATGTGGTTCTGGCACAGAAAACTGTGAATTACCAGCTTTTACAGGCCTAAGATATATTATGTTTTATATGTAGAAAATTGTTATGGGTTTGAAAATAGGTCAGATATTAGCTCATGCGTGAGCTGTCAGTCCCTGTCACCTTCAGGGCATAGCACAAACAAACTGGGTGTTCAGGACAGATCCAGCGTCCAAGAGATAGAAGGGGCACTGCCATGTAATTCGTGGGAATGTTTGATTGTTCCACATAATGATTCATCCTACTTAACTTGTTggcatttctgcatttttttccccactctccATGGCTCTCTGCCCAATTTCCTCCCCTTCTGGCCATGGTAACAGGCCACGTCGATGAACCATTCAGGACAAAGCACAGGGTGCCCCTCGGAGTTGTTCAGAAATAAATCATCTCAGTGGATATTTGAAAATGCGTCGATACCAAGCATACTCAGTTCCTTTCAATCAAATTAAATGAATACGATTCTCATTCGTTTTTTTTGCGTAATATTTTTGCAGCTACATTTGCCAATCGCtacaaaataagaaaatactTGTTCTATGCATAACAGATGTGGAAAATTGAATTATTACAAATAGTCTGCTAACAATTTCAACCCTATTAATTCCTCTTAAAATAATTTGCTGCATCCAATGCTTAACATTTCCCTGCTTACATACACATGTGAACTTTCTCCCATATTAAGAAACCAATATGGTTATGAGTGTAATGCTAATAATACTAGCTGAGCAGTGCGTTGTGTTTCAGCCCAAGGAGAACGCATCAGGCTCTGCCATAATGATCCTACCATTCATTCTAAATAGGAACGTCAGCTAGCTAATTCAATTAAAATAAATCCCACATTCAATAAAACCCCGCAATCCCCAAATCAAGGCCCACATGCCACCCTAGGTAAGCTTCGCCTTGTGCCCCCACCGCTGCCACACTTCCAGCGGTATGCCAATTCACCACTCCCccagaagatggcgccctagCCAGCCACCTGTGTCACCTAATGGCTtgaccagcaccacctccaGTGAATGAATCCTACATCCCTCCATCTTCAGTTGTCACTTATACAAGCATGGCTGCTGACACATGGACCCTGTCCGGCCAGTAAGGCAGTGTGTACTCTGCATAGGATGCCAATATATCACAGGAGCAAGTAATTCCGATGATTTATTTAACTGGACGGTTAAACAATTGGCGATTCAGCTGGAAATCAAATGGCAATCAGTCATCCGTGTCCAACAGGACCCAAGGTGTGCAGCTGGGGTACGTTTTGACAAAGTGCCGTAGGGAACTAAATACGATTGTCATCTAGTCTTCTGACGTGAAGTTGACAGCTCCCACAAAGACTAACGCAGAGGCTGATGGATGTGGGTGGCACATTTCTCTTCATGATTTTCAGAGTTCATCTCAGTTCCCTCCAGGCCCGGCTGAAGGATCTCTGTCCTTTCTGAGCCCTGCTGCCCACAGTCGGCCAAAAAAAGAGGTGGTCAGTGGTTGATGCCGTAAAACGCCTCTTCCACTGATTAACTTTTCCCAGAATGGTCTCAAAGTGTCTTTCGGCATCCCATTGTACTCACGTGCTATGTTTCTTGTCAAGGCCGGGCATGCTTGTGTTTCTGTATGCGTCATGCGCTAGCGTGTGTTTCAGGTGCAGGCCGTGCTGAAAAGGCAGTGGATGCAGTACAAGGCGCAGTGGGGCCAGCGCCGGCGTGAGCACTGCTCCATGCGCTCCACCTCCTACACCACCACGTCCATCACCGAGATGCCTGCCTTCGTGTTCCACCACGACTGCACCAGCGAACACTTGAACGGGAGACACTTGGAGGACTCGGAGCTGGTGGCGCTCAAATCTGGGGAGGCGTATGCCTGACAGGGATGGTCGTGCCTGgggagatgatgatgatgacgaagaAGGAACGCGGCTCCGGCGAAGCCCCACATCGCTAACAAAAAGGCCCATTCCACACCCAAGCTGTTATGTTAGGTGTCCCGCGCCTGTGACTCCTCAACCCAGGGGAGATTAACTTAACGCTTCATTACATTGCTGCTGCTTTCCAAAATAGGTGCTACATGCTAAGTGTAGCCTATCTTTAGCTGCTAGTCCCAGGCCCTCGTGGGCTGATCATGCACCAGTGCTACTGCCGTGCAGATACCAAAGTGCGTGACGATCGCTAGACTGGGACGTCGTTTGTCGGTACTGAGCCAAACACGGAAGGAATCGCAGCATGATGGATCACGCTGCTTTCCGTTGATGAGGAGGTCGCCTTCTCTGGTGCCTAAGCTCTTGGGTCTTCGACCTGATCATTCAGCATACGATATTCTTTTTAGCGCCGATTTCGTTGCTTTCTAATGATTGTCGTCTATGTCACGAAGGCTTTTTGCTGCTTCATTGTTTCCGCACAGCTGTGGACACGGTTTTCCTGTCACGTAAGAGGCATAGCAGCAGAAGGAAAGATTTTGAGGGACattttagattaaaaaaaaagactactgattaaaaaaatacataaaatccgAGTAAACAAAATAGCACAGGAATGAGTTAGCTGTACATTTATATTGAATAGGCATTTGCTATTCGTTTGAAACTACAGttcagtttttgcattttctttggAATTTTGTTTTCAGAAATGTTATTGTTGTGGTTTAATGAATGGAGACATTTGTGATCGTGCTTGTATgttttcttgcattttttttgtatgagTTATTTTCTTTTGGCTGGCACTTAATTTCTAAATAAGCTAGCTGTGATGTATATTCACATCTCCATTATTTGTCATCTGACATTCATTATTTGTAAAGACTCTTAAGTATTTCAGAAATCTAAAGGCAAAAAGGAACAACATGACTGAGTTTGAATGGCTGCAGTGTATTTTTCCAGATCTTTGTAAAATGAATTGTTAATTTAATAGTTATAGCTTGACACCACGAGTTATAGACTAAAACGTCTACAAAAACTACAGAAGATTTCAATGAAATGTCGAAGATATTTGTTGCATATGAGCTTTATACAAGTAGGCCTTTTAGATATAAGTTTGCACTGAATTACATCCTGTTTTGCTTAGAGTATAGGAACTACAATTTCTTTTAAAGTGTACAGAATTCACAAAAATGGATGAATATTAGTTATTATGCAtaaaaaatcttttttattttttataattctGATATTTAATTAGTAACCTTTACCAAATTCCGCAAAATTTCTGAAACAGGATACATAGATAACTGCAAAGTATAAAATCTTGTTTGATGGGATGATGTGAAAGCTGCAGTCTCATTACATAATGTGCGCAATGACTTCTTTTCAGTTGGCTTCTCTCTTTCTCCCAGTGGATTTGCAAAGGCCATATCTTCCCAAACACGAAGCAGTAATCCCTTTTTTAAAACAGAAGAATGATTACACAGAGGCGTGAATAAATTTTAATCCATTCATTAttacaaagaaaaaacattGTCACTCAGAAGAACCTTTAGATAAAAAAAGTATAATGTAACTGTAACAGTTATGTAATACCttaaaaatacaatgaaatctCTAAAGAGATCAATATTGCCACCGACCTGCCTAAGGGCGGGGTACCAAACTTTTGGTACAAAAAAATCGGTACTGCCCTTTTTCTATTAATTTCCAAAGTACCAAACCAGCAGGGGAACATGTTTAGTACTTTGGGGCGAGACTAGCAAACGTGTTTATTGTAAAAATACACTAAATACAACCATCATCTTGAAAAAGTGTATTTCAGAGCCAGAAAACAATGATTAACAAAGAAAAAAGATAAGCAATGACAATGGATGTATGGACAAAGGAGGAGACCCATGCTTAAATTGTGATCTGTTTGGAAGAACAGATTCACAGGAGAtctggatggcatgacaagaataGAAAGTTATTTGCTAAAATAGCCGACTGTATGGAATAAATGGGACAAACGCAAAACAGTGCTGCTTGACAATTTAAACATTCAAGCAGGATTACTGTAGGCCATAGAGAAATTAAAGGCCACAATAACAAATATGGCATCAGTCACTAATGATGTCATTCTGTGCCAATACCAACTGAGACTAACACAAAGAGTACCATGGATTTTGGTACTGgtttgaagtaccaaaagttcgGTAGCAGTGGAAGACTGCCCTAAGTGTCTCAAGACAGTTACATCCGAATGTTAAAGAAGTTAAAGTTTTTTTGTATATTGATTGCTGACTAAGACACATTTTCATCAATCagtaaatcaatcaatcaatcaatcaatccgtTGCACTCACTAACTCTCCCATTGACTGGACACTCCAGCAGAAGCTGTGCTCCTGGGGGTGACTAATTAAAATTCGACTGTCATGTAGGCATTTATTATAAGCAGAGTTATGAGGACCACAGAATCCCAGTAAAAACACAACTGCTGGCACAATGTATGTGACACTAAGACACTTCCATCATGCTATGTTTCTTTTTCAAATTGACCGACATGGTTCGAAGCACTGGATGGAAAAATAATTACAGGTCCTATGAGTTAGCGATTAAACTTATATACTACACGCCCGAAGTAAACGCTAAATGAATACAAAATGCCTTAGCACCGTGtttatatataggcctatattttaAATCCATCTGGTAGCCGACAGCATGTGGAGAGGAATGAAAGTGATTCAGATGCAGCTTAATGAACCCCACCAACCGGCACAGTGCCCGGAACAGCCACCTTTGTGGGTCAGACTCTGCTCTGATGGCACTTCTAACAGCATAACAGTGATATTTTTGGTACTTCTGTTGAATCTGTTTACCATTTCTACCTACAGGTGCAAGACTAAACAAACACCCCTTTTCCATCCTGTGTCATCTCTGTACGTTCCCCGAAAACACAACCCTGctcttaaaatatttaaacaggGCAGAACCTATCAGTGTTTCACACTTAGTCTAAGTATTTAATTAGATGTGTGACTAGGGGCATTCTTATGTAAATACCTTGGCTATTT is a genomic window containing:
- the calcr gene encoding calcitonin gene-related peptide type 1 receptor isoform X4 gives rise to the protein MMHGSPGRNAEPTIESLVSPVVTQKVEERKKITDGQYKCFEKMNRDQPYNKSGMYCNRTWDGWLCWDDTAAGTYTSQNCPNYFPDFDSTEKVTKYCDETGNWFRHPETNRTWSNYTLCVLHTKEKVKMAFILYYMAIAGHTLSIASLLVSLAIFFYFRSLSCQRITLHKNLFCSYVLNSAFTIVNLVAVVGNPKLVESNPVGCKVLHYFHMYMLGCNYFWMLCEGIYLHTLIVVAVFAEEQHLHWYYLLGWGFPLVPASIHAVARKKYFDDNCWMSVETHLPYIIHGPIMAALLVNLFFLLNIVRVLVTKLRDTHRAESNMYMKAVRATLILVPLLGIQFVIIPWRPENRLAGEVFDYIMHILMNYQGLLVATIFCFFNGEVQAVLKRQWMQYKAQWGQRRREHCSMRSTSYTTTSITEMPAFVFHHDCTSEHLNGRHLEDSELVALKSGEAYA